CGTGGCCTTGCAGCTCGAGCACATGCTCGCCCGTGTACGAATGCGGCGCGGAAAAATAAAGCGCGATGCCGCGATCGAGCGCGTTGCCGCCGGCGTCGAGGAACGGCACGTAGCTCGCATGGCGCGGCGCCAGCGTCTGGCCACACAGCGCGCTCATCCATGCCAGCGCCGCGGCTTCCCCCGCCCGCCCGCACGAGATACGGACGACACCGATCCCTCCGCGGCCAGGGGCGGTGGCGATGGCGACGATCGGATCGGAATCGAGAGCGAGCATGGTCAAACGGGAAGAATCGAACGGGGTGGCTTGCAGGGCCCAAGGCCGGCGCCGTTATGCATGCCCGCGCATGCCCGGCATTGTAGCGCGCCGGTACCTGCGCCCCTCTGGACACCCGGTAAGGCGCGGCAACCCGTTAGCATAGTTAAGATCTATCTCGATTAAGATAGCGTAGAATTAGGACGAAGCGAAGCATGAGAACGGGGCCATATTGGCATGATGCGCGATGCCATGCGGGTTTTGCGCGGTGAAAGGCCGATGCATCACCCCTTGCGGCGCGCTTCGAACACGCGGTGTTCGTGCCCGATCAGGCTAAAGCTGGCCCGACCGGTTGTCTCCTCTGCGCGCGCTGAATTGCACAATTTCGCGATGCCAACCGTCGAAGAAAAAGCGGCGTTCTCAGAGCGCCTCAAGTTTGCGTTGCAGCGCAGTCCGGAGAAGGCGACGGGCGGGACCCAGCTTGCGTTGCACTTCAACTTGCGCCATCACGGCGAGCATCCGATCTCCCCCCAAACGGCTCACAAATGGCTGACGGGCCGCACGGTCCCGACACCCGACAAGCTATACACGCTCGCGCAATGGCTGCGCGTCGATTTGCACTGGCTGCATTACGGGCCGCCGCCGAATGCGGCCGCCCGCACGACGCCCAAGCCGCTGCCGCGCGACGAAAAATATCCGCTCACGCCCGAGACGATCGAGCTTGCATCGAAGATCGAGTCGCTTTCGGCGCACCATCGCTATCTGGTCCAGGAACTCGTCGAGCAGTTCTACGGCGACAGCGCGGAGCGTTAAACGCGCCGCGCATCGATCCAGCATCGAAGCCAACCCCCAACCCAACAAAATCGACGCCAAAAAAAATCGCCCGGCTAGCACCGGGCGATTCGCTTTCGAAGCGCGGCTTGCCGGAAGGCGCGGCCTAAGCCGCGCCGGCGACGATTACGCTTCTTTCTTCTTACCCATCACGCGCGTGATGTAGTACTGCTGCGACATCGACAGCACGTTGTTCACGACGTAGTACAGCACGAGGCCGGCCGGGAAGAAGAAGAACATGAACGAGAACGCGATCGGCATGAACATCATCATCTTGGCCTGAACGGGATCGGGCGGCGTCGGGTTCAAGCGGGTTTGCAGGAACATCGACACGGCCATCAGCACGGGCAGGATGAAGAACGGGTCTTGCTGCGAGAGGTCGTGAATCCAGAGAATCCACGGCGCGCCGCGCATTTCGACCGACGAGAGCAGCACCCAGTAGAGCGAGATGAACACCGGGATCTGAATGACGATCGGGAAGCAGCCGCCGAACGGATTCACCTTTTCCGTCTTGTACAGTTCCATGAGCGCCGCGTTCATCTTCTGCGGGTCGCTCTTGAAGCGCTCGCGCAGCGCCTGCATGCGCGGCGTGATCGCCTTCATGCGCGCCATCGACTTGTAGCTGGCCGCCGACAGCGGGAAAAACACCGCCTTGATCAGCACCGTCAGCAGCACGATTGCCCAGCCCCAGTTGCCGACCACGCCGTGGATCTTCTCGAGCAGCCAGAACAGCGGCTTGGCGATGATCGTCACATAGCCGTAATCCTTCACGAGTTCGAGGCCCGGTGCGATGCCTTCGAGCACGCGCTCTTCTTCGGGGCCCGCGAACAGGCGTGCCGATACGTCGGTCGACTGTCCCGGTGCGATCGTCGAGAGCGGCTGCTGCACGCCGATGCGGTAGAGCGTCGGATCGATCTTCTCGACGTAGATGTTGCGCGCGGCGCCTTGCTGCGGAATCCAAGCCGTCGCGAAGTAGTGCTGGATCATCGCGACCCAGCCGTTATTGGCCGAAGACGCAACGTCGACCTTGTTTTTGTCGATGTCGCTGAACGTGATCTTTTGGAAGTGATGCTCGTCCGTATAGACCGCCGGGCCGAGGAACG
The sequence above is a segment of the Trinickia acidisoli genome. Coding sequences within it:
- a CDS encoding transcriptional regulator — translated: MPTVEEKAAFSERLKFALQRSPEKATGGTQLALHFNLRHHGEHPISPQTAHKWLTGRTVPTPDKLYTLAQWLRVDLHWLHYGPPPNAAARTTPKPLPRDEKYPLTPETIELASKIESLSAHHRYLVQELVEQFYGDSAER
- the yidC gene encoding membrane protein insertase YidC, encoding MDIKRTILWAIFFVSAIMLFDNWQRDHGRPSMFFPNPTQTQTSTGPASGTPGSEAAATSSAATPSAVTPAAGTAPSQPLAAAQLIHFSTDVYDGEIDTRGGTLEKLVLTKNANPKGAPFDVTLFDRTAKHTYLARTGLMGGDFPNHNDVFTPVPGPLTLSDDQKTLHVALESPVKGGLKVVKTYTFTRGSYVIGVDTKIENVGTLPVKPSIYMELVRDSQSVDTPRFSHTFLGPAVYTDEHHFQKITFSDIDKNKVDVASSANNGWVAMIQHYFATAWIPQQGAARNIYVEKIDPTLYRIGVQQPLSTIAPGQSTDVSARLFAGPEEERVLEGIAPGLELVKDYGYVTIIAKPLFWLLEKIHGVVGNWGWAIVLLTVLIKAVFFPLSAASYKSMARMKAITPRMQALRERFKSDPQKMNAALMELYKTEKVNPFGGCFPIVIQIPVFISLYWVLLSSVEMRGAPWILWIHDLSQQDPFFILPVLMAVSMFLQTRLNPTPPDPVQAKMMMFMPIAFSFMFFFFPAGLVLYYVVNNVLSMSQQYYITRVMGKKKEA